In uncultured Desulfuromonas sp., the genomic stretch GCCGAGTGGACCAAAACAGAAGAATACAAAGAGAAAAACTTTGCCCGTGAAGCGCTGGTTGTTAACCCGGCTCACGCCTGCCAGCCTCTCGGCGCTCAAATGGTTGCCAGCGGTTTCGCAGAAACCCTGCCGTTTGTTCACGGTTCTCAGGGGTGCGCTTCTTACTTCCGCAGCACCTTCAACCGTCACTTCCGTGAGCCTTCTGCGGCCACCTGTGATGCGATGACTGAGGACGGCGCGGTTTTCGGTGGCCAGAATAACCTGTTTGAAGGTCTGGAAAACGCCTACACTCTGTATAAGCCGAAAATGATGGCGGTTTATACCACCTGTATGCCTGAAGTTATCGGTGATGACCTGACAGCATTTATTAAAAATGCCAAAACAGCAGGACATGTTCCTGAGGAGCTGCCGATCCCTTATGCCAATACGCCGAGCTTCAACGGTACGCATCTGCACGGTTTTGACGCCATGCTCAAGGGTATTCTTGAGTACCTGACCAAGGATCAAAAGGTTGAAGACAAGTGTACCGGCAAGCTGAATCTGATCCCCGGTTTCGAAGGCAATATCGGCAACCTGCGTGAGTATCAACGTATTCTCGATTTGTTCGGTATCCCGTTTGTCATGATGCCGGATATTTCCGAAGTGTTTGACTCCGGTTGTGACGGAAATTACAAGCTGTATCCCGGTGGTACTTCCTTGGAAGAGGCTGCTGAATCCATCAACGGCAAAGTAACCATGTCCTTGCAAAAGTGGACCACGCCGCAAACCATGCGCTTTGTTAAATCGGAATTCTCCGGTGTGCATGAAGTGATGTCGATGCCGATGGGCATTGAAAAAACCGACGCATTGTTGATGAAACTCAGCGAGTTGTTCGACAAGCCGATCCCTGAGCAGCTGAAAAAAGAGCGTGCTCGTGCTGTTGATGCCATGACGGACGGCCATCAGTACATCCACGGCAAGAAGTTCGCTGTTTACGGCGATCCTGACTACCTGCTGGGTATTGTCTCCTTCCTGCTCGAGATGGGAGCGCATCCGCATCACATTGTCTGCTCTCGCAGCAACAAGAAGTTCAAGAAGGAGATGGAAGCACTTCTAGAAACGTCTGAGTACGGTGCGGGTTGCACCGTTTATGTGAATCGCGACCTGTGGCATCTGCGCAGCTTGATTTTTACCGATCCTGTTGATGGGATTATCGGCGACACCCACGGTAAGTTTGTGGCTCGTGACACAGGGCTGCCCCTGTTCCGCGTCGGTTTC encodes the following:
- the nifK gene encoding nitrogenase molybdenum-iron protein subunit beta; the protein is MDDREIKTMTENAVRKITTHTPEEIERVAEWTKTEEYKEKNFAREALVVNPAHACQPLGAQMVASGFAETLPFVHGSQGCASYFRSTFNRHFREPSAATCDAMTEDGAVFGGQNNLFEGLENAYTLYKPKMMAVYTTCMPEVIGDDLTAFIKNAKTAGHVPEELPIPYANTPSFNGTHLHGFDAMLKGILEYLTKDQKVEDKCTGKLNLIPGFEGNIGNLREYQRILDLFGIPFVMMPDISEVFDSGCDGNYKLYPGGTSLEEAAESINGKVTMSLQKWTTPQTMRFVKSEFSGVHEVMSMPMGIEKTDALLMKLSELFDKPIPEQLKKERARAVDAMTDGHQYIHGKKFAVYGDPDYLLGIVSFLLEMGAHPHHIVCSRSNKKFKKEMEALLETSEYGAGCTVYVNRDLWHLRSLIFTDPVDGIIGDTHGKFVARDTGLPLFRVGFPIIDRINLHRSPIVGYQGVINLMSMICNKFLDIKDETCEDQWFEMMR